In a single window of the Zea mays cultivar B73 chromosome 5, Zm-B73-REFERENCE-NAM-5.0, whole genome shotgun sequence genome:
- the LOC100278478 gene encoding sucrose synthase 7, giving the protein MASKLSFKRADSIAESMPDALRQSRYQMKKCFHRYVSKGRRLLKNQQLIEELDKSLDDKVEREKLVEGFLGYIICSTQEAVVLPPYVAFAVRMNPGIWEYVKVHSDDLSVEGITPSEYLKFKETLYDENWAKDDNSLEVDFGALDLSTPHLTLPSSIGNGLQFVSKFMSSKLGDKPEISMKPLLDYLLSLNYRGEKLMVNDTIDTVNKLQTALLLAEVFVSGLPRYTPFLKFEQRFQEWGLEKGWGDNAERCKETLNCLSEVLQAPDPINMEKFFSRVPSIFNIVVFSIHGYFGQEKVLGLPDTGGQVVYILDQVRALEEELLQRIKLQGLNVTPKILVLTRLIPDAKGTKCNVELEPVENTKHSHILRVPFKTENGKELRQWVSRFDIYPYLERYAQDSCAKILDILEGKPDLIIGNYTDGNLVASLMSSKLGVTQGTIAHALEKTKYEDSDVKWRDLDQKYHFSCQFTADMIAMNTSDFIITSTYQEIAGSKEKPGQYEHHYAFTMPGLCRYATGINVFDPKFNIAAPGADQSIYFPFTQKQKRLTDLHPQIEELLYSKQDTGEHRGYLADRNKPIIFSMARLDKVKNITGLVEWYGQNKKLRDLVNLVVVAGLLEASQSKDREEIEEINRMHSLIDKYQLKGQIRWIKAQTDRVRNGELYRCIADTRGAFVQPALYEAFGLTVIEAMNCGLTTFATNQGGPAEIIVDGVSGFHINPTNGREASNKIAEFFQKCKEDPSYWNKVSTAGLQRIYECYTWKIYATKVLNMGSTYGFWKTLNKEERVAKQRYLQMFYNLQFRNLAKTVPRLFEHPPPQAPAGAGPSTMTVTRPKERKTQTRIQRIMTSLMGQKPATSE; this is encoded by the exons ATGGCCTCCAAGCTGAGTTTCAAGAGGGCAGACAGCATCGCGGAAAGCATGCCCGATGCGCTGAGGCAGAGCCGGTACCAGATGAAGAAATGCTTCCATAG GTATGTTTCCAAGGGAAGGAGGCTCTTGAAGAACCAGCAGCTCATAGAGGAGCTGGACAAATCACTGGATGACAAAGTCGAGAGGGAAAAGCTTGTTGAAGGCTTCCTGGGTTACATTATTTGTTCCACGCAG GAAGCAGTGGTGCTACCGCCCTATGTCGCATTTGCTGTCAGGATGAATCCTggcatctgggagtatgtcaaagtTCATTCTGATGACCTGTCGGTCGAAGGAATCACACCCTCTGAGTACCTCAAGTTCAAGGAGACATTATATGACGAGAACTG GGCCAAGGATGACAACTCACTGGAAGTCGATTTCGGTGCTCTTGACCTCTCAACACCCCATCTGACACTGCCATCGTCCATAGGAAACGGGCTCCAGTTTGTGTCCAAATTCATGTCCTCCAAGCTGGGCGACAAGCCTGAAATTAGCATGAAGCCGTTGCTGGACTACTTGCTTTCGCTAAACTACCGTGGCGAG AAGCTGATGGTTAACGACACCATCGATACTGTGAACAAGCTTCAGACAGCGCTGCTACTTGCGGAGGTATTTGTTAGCGGGTTGCCAAGATACACCCCATTCCTGAAGTTTGAGCAAAG GTTTCAAGAGTGGGGGTTGGAGAAGGGGTGGGGTGACAATGCTGAAAGGTGCAAAGAGACGCTGAATTGCCTCTCTGAAGTGCTACAGGCGCCAGACCCTATCAACATGGAGAAGTTCTTCAGCAGAGTTCCATCCATATTCAACATAGTTGTCTTCTCCATCCACGGCTACTTTGGCCAAGAGAAGGTTCTTGGCTTGCCAGACACCGGTGGCCAGGTGGTCTACATCCTGGACCAAGTCAGGGCCCTTGAAGAGGAGTTGCTGCAAAGAATCAAGCTGCAGGGTCTGAACGTGACACCAAAGATTCTTGTG CTGACTAGGCTGATACCAGATGCCAAGGGTACAAAATGCAATGTGGAGCTCGAGCCAGTTGAAAATACAAAACATTCCCACATACTTCGTGTGCCATTCAAGACTGAAAACGGCAAGGAGTTGCGCCAGTGGGTGTCCCGGTTTGACATCTACCCTTACCTAGAGAGATATGCCCAG GATTCTTGTGCCAAAATTCTTGACATTTTGGAGGGCAAGCCGGACCTGATCATCGGCAACTACACTGATGGCAACTTAGTGGCGTCCCTCATGTCAAGCAAACTAGGGGTCACTCAG GGGACAATCGCGCACGCTCTAGAGAAGACAAAGTATGAAGATTCAGATGTGAAGTGGAGAGATCTGGATCAGAAGTACCATTTCTCCTGCCAATTCACTGCAGATATGATTGCCATGAACACTAGTGACTTTATCATCACTAGCACATACCAAGAAATCGCTGGAAG CAAGGAGAAGCCTGGGCAGTACGAGCACCACTACGCATTCACAATGCCGGGGCTCTGTCGCTACGCCACGGGCATCAATGTCTTCGATCCAAAGTTCAACATCGCCGCACCCGGTGCAGACCAGTCCATCTACTTCCCCTTCACGCAGAAGCAGAAGCGGCTGACAGATTTGCACCCACAGATTGAGGAGCTGCTCTACAGCAAGCAGGACACCGGTGAACACAG AGGGTATCTGGCGGACAGAAACAAGCCTATCATCTTCTCGATGGCAAGGCTGGACAAGGTGAAGAATATCACCGGGCTAGTGGAGTGGTACGGCCAGAACAAGAAGCTGAGGGACCTGGTAaaccttgtcgtcgtcgcgggcctgcTGGAAGCGTCGCAGTCCAAGGACCGGGAGGAGATTGAAGAGATCAACAGGATGCACAGCCTGATCGACAAGTATCAGCTGAAAGGACAGATTCGCTGGATCAAGGCACAGACTGACCGTGTCCGCAACGGTGAGCTGTACCGTTGCATTGCAGACACCAGGGGTGCATTTGTTCAG CCTGCACTCTATGAAGCGTTCGGGCTGACGGTCATTGAGGCGATGAACTGCGGGCTGACAACCTTTGCGACGAACCAGGGAGGGCCAGCGGAGATCATCGTGGACGGTGTCTCCGGTTTCCACATAAACCCAACGAATGGCAGGGAGGCAAGCAACAAGATCGCCGAGTTCTTCCAGAAGTGCAAGGAAGACCCAAGCTACTGGAACAAGGTGTCCACTGCTGGGCTCCAGCGCATCTACGAGTG CTACACATGGAAGATCTATGCAACTAAAGTCCTGAACATGGGCTCGACGTATGGCTTCTGGAAGACTCTGAACAAGGAGGAGAGAGTGGCCAAGCAGCGCTACCTGCAGATGTTCTACAACCTCCAGTTCAGGAACCTG GCAAAGACTGTCCCAAGGCTGTTTGAACATCCTCCTCCGCAAGCCCCAGCAGGCGCAGGGCCTAGTACGATGACGGTAACGAGGCCGAAAGAAAG AAAGACACAGACTAGGATCCAGAG GATCATGACCAGCTTGATGGGGCAGAAGCCTGCTACTtctgaataa
- the LOC542027 gene encoding uncharacterized protein LOC542027, with the protein MAAVLDSFVKRCTASLEDFADQEACAALGIVDDVRGLLATLLRIDAIISHEERRRVLSAKTDAWVVQVKDAMYEIDDVLDVCMIEGAKILAAGGPPTPKVRCFFCFKLSGPRKFRHEIGFTIRDIDLRLREVEEEMPRLPAGSAHSDDAKRDWFSRDVCKNCSDAMKPQAVGSQVQKAVGGLVPRMLREGKKKVDVFAIVGAVGIGKTTLAREIYNDDRMTENFPICVWVDMSKNLSELDFLKTIIRGAGANVGVTENKEELLILLASALSKRFLLVLDDLESPSIWDNLLKDSLGDGVVRGRILITTRNEEVATSMKATIHHVDKMDPESAWALLCNQVDAECNSEELATLKDVGIKIAEKCDGHPLAIKVIAGILRSRGNSKAEWEMVLNNDSWSMCPILPEVPQAVYVSYVDLSSQLKECFLHCSLYPEEFPIQRFALVRRWIAEGIVNARDKKLLEESAQEYYVELISRNLLQPDPESVERCWITHHLLRSLARALIADESILIYGQQKLNTSLSKPRHLTLCSMENSLDGPISLKQQMGLRSLMLFKSPNVRAIDLLMESASCLRVLDLSKTAVEAIPKSIGNLVHLRYLNLDGAQVRDIPSSIGFLINLQTLSLQGCQSLQRLPRSIRALLELRCLCLYGTSLSYVPKGVGKLKHLNHLDGLIIGHDNNAPEGCDLDDLKALSELRHLHIESLDRATSGASALANKPFLEDLYLSEQAPAIENQEDLEDKDETEKEEKEGQERSNGQCRGDESTKASEKIWNELTPPQSIKKLVIKNYKGVKFPKWIKGPKLGDSFPSLVFLDLENCMSCTKLPSLGLLSQLQSLQISNADSVITIGSEFLGTTVLSSATPFPKLEVLKLRNMKKLEEWSLTVEESQVVLPCLKSLQIQWCPKLKALPEGLKHVALCELHVEGAHSLTEIKDLPKLSDELHLKDNKVLQRISNLPMLRSLIIDDCSKLKHVAGLDALQHLRLVFPPSTETFYFEELVIFWSVAFPRWLELLIQKCKGLRRFELQCGLSLLRSCLDGGKNWHLVQQIPEVRIISCDGKRYFRYNKSRRIYETNAQSEE; encoded by the coding sequence ATGGCCGCGGTGCTCGACTCCTTCGTCAAACGGTGCACAGCATCACTGGAAGATTTTGCAGACCAGGAGGCCTGCGCCGCCCTCGGCATCGTGGACGATGTCAGGGGCCTCCTGGCCACGCTGTTGCGCATCGACGCCATCATCTCCCACGAGGAGCGGAGGAGGGTCCTTAGCGCCAAAACTGATGCGTGGGTGGTGCAGGTGAAAGATGCCATGTACGAGATCGACGACGTCCTCGATGTCTGCATGATTGAGGGCGCAAAGATCCTCGCTGCTGGCGGCCCACCCACGCCCAAGGTCCGATGCTTCTTCTGCTTCAAGCTTTCAGGGCCCCGGAAGTTCCGACATGAGATCGGCTTCACCATTAGGGACATTGATCTCAGGCTCAGGGAAGTAGAGGAGGAAATGCCTAGGCTTCCTGCTGGATCAGCTCACTCTGATGATGCAAAAAGGGATTGGTTCAGTCGTGACGTCTGTAAGAACTGCTCAGACGCGATGAAGCCCCAGGCAGTTGGGTCGCAGGTCCAAAAGGCTGTGGGTGGCCTTGTGCCAAGGATGCTTAGAGAGGGCAAGAAGAAGGTGGATGTCTTCGCCATCGTTGGTGCGGTGGGGATTGGCAAGACTACACTTGCTAGGGAGATCTACAATGATGACAGGATGACTGAAAATTTCCCCATTTGTGTGTGGGTTGACATGTCCAAGAATTTATCGGAGCTAGATTTCCTTAAAACGATCATCAGGGGTGCTGGTGCCAATGTTGGGGTTACAGAAAACAAGGAGGAACTCCTCATCCTCCTCGCTTCTGCCCTTTCCAAAAGGTTCCTCCTTGTCCTGGATGACTTGGAGAGCCCGAGCATATGGGACAATCTGCTCAAAGATTCATTGGGAGATGGTGTTGTCAGAGGAAGAATACTGATCACAACTCGGAACGAGGAAGTGGCAACAAGCATGAAGGCAACTATCCACCATGTTGACAAAATGGACCCTGAGAGTGCCTGGGCATTATTGTGCAATCAAGTTGATGCAGAATGCAATTCGGAAGAGCTTGCAACATTAAAGGATGTTGGGATTAAGATTGCAGAGAAATGTGATGGCCATCCTCTAGCAATCAAGGTCATTGCAGGTATCCTAAGGTCAAGAGGCAACAGCAAGGCTGAATGGGAGATGGTTCTGAACAATGATTCTTGGTCCATGTGCCCAATCCTTCCAGAAGTACCACAAGCCGTGTATGTTAGTTATGTCGATCTTTCTTCTCAACTGAAGGAGTGTTTCCTTCATTGCTCTCTGTATCCAGAAGAATTCCCTATTCAGCGCTTTGCTCTTGTGCGGCGTTGGATTGCTGAAGGAATTGTAAATGCCAGAGACAAAAAACTGCTTGAAGAATCAGCTCAAGAGTATTATGTAGAATTGATAAGCAGAAACTTACTACAGCCTGATCCTGAAAGTGTTGAGCGATGCTGGATAACACACCATCTTCTCCGCTCTCTAGCCCGCGCTTTGATAGCAGATGAGAGTATCTTAATTTATGGCCAGCAGAAACTGAACACCTCATTGTCAAAGCCCCGGCATCTCACATTGTGTAGCATGGAAAACAGCTTGGATGGTCCAATTTCGCTGAAGCAGCAGATGGGTTTAAGGTCGCTGATGCTCTTCAAAAGCCCAAATGTCAGAGCAATAGATCTTCTCATGGAGTCAGCTTCATGCTTGCGTGTATTAGATTTGAGCAAGACAGCAGTGGAGGCCATCCCGAAATCCATTGGTAACTTGGTACATTTAAGGTACCTCAATCTTGATGGGGCTCAGGTCAGAGACATACCTTCTTCCATTGGATTTCTCATAAACTTGCAGACCTTGAGCCTTCAAGGTTGCCAAAGCTTGCAGAGACTTCCTCGGTCCATCAGGGCATTGCTAGAGCTTAGATGCCTTTGTCTCTATGGAACTTCCCTAAGCTATGTACCAAAGGGTGTTGGTAAATTGAAGCATCTCAATCATCTAGATGGTCTAATCATTGGTCATGACAACAATGCGCCTGAGGGTTGTGACTTAGATGACCTTAAAGCATTGTCAGAACTAAGGCACCTTCATATAGAGAGTTTGGATAGGGCTACTTCCGGTGCGTCTGCACTCGCAAACAAGCCATTCCTAGAGGATCTGTACCTCTCTGAGCAAGCACCAGCAATAGAAAATCAGGAGGATCTGGAGGACAAAGATGAAACAGAAAAAGAAGAGAAGGAAGGACAGGAAAGAAGCAATGGCCAATGCAGAGGAGATGAGTCAACCAAAGCTAGTGAAAAGATATGGAATGAGCTCACCCCACCCCAGAGCATCAAGAAGCTGGTAATCAAGAACTACAAAGGCGTAAAGTTTCCAAAATGGATAAAAGGTCCCAAGCTAGGAGACTCCTTCCCCAGCCTTGTGTTTTTGGATCTTGAAAACTGCATGTCATGTACTAAACTGCCTTCACTTGGCCTCCTGAGTCAACTCCAGTCCCTGCAAATCTCAAATGCAGACTCAGTCATCACCATCGGTTCAGAATTCCTTGGGACCACTGTACTTTCATCAGCCACTCCATTCCCCAAGCTTGAGGTTTTAAAGCTCAGAAACATGAAGAAACTTGAAGAGTGGTCTTTAACTGTGGAGGAGAGCCAGGTAGTATTACCTTGTTTGAAGTCACTGCAGATACAGTGGTGTCCTAAACTGAAAGCTCTACCAGAAGGCCTGAAGCATGTAGCGCTGTGTGAACTTCATGTGGAGGGTGCACATAGCCTAACTGAAATCAAGGACCTGCCAAAACTATCTGACGAGCTCCATCTCAAAGATAATAAGGTGCTACAGAGGATCTCCAACCTGCCCATGCTTCGTTCCCTCATTATCGATGACTGCTCAAAGTTGAAGCATGTGGCAGGTCTTGATGCGCTGCAGCACCTCAGACTTGTCTTTCCTCCGTCCACCGAGACATTTTATTTCGAAGAGCTAGTAATTTTCTGGAGCGTTGCCTTCCCACGGTGGCTGGAGCTACTGATTCAGAAGTGCAAAGGCCTGCGACGGTTTGAGTTGCAGTGTGGTCTGTCATTGCTCAGGAGCTGCCTCGACGGTGGCAAGAACTGGCATCTCGTGCAGCAGATCCCCGAGGTGCGCATCATAAGCTGCGATGGCAAGAGATACTTTCGGTATAACAAGAGCCGCCGCATCTACGAAACTAATGCACAGTCAGAAGAATGA